Proteins encoded within one genomic window of uncultured Desulfobacter sp.:
- a CDS encoding iron ABC transporter permease yields the protein MKANARPWGLFSLGLFVLLMFTAGISLSVGSADIRLFDIPGIITAGPGSAEYGILMGIRLPRTLLGIAMGGALSLAGTLLQGMFKNPLVEPYTLGISGGASLGICINILFKLYAVIGIIAYPLSGFAGASLVIFLVYGLNKSTRHIRSNRMLLTGVMISYVASSLVMLLMALAGTDDLQTIVLWIMGSLDEPDMALIRMALMGSLSGLFLSYFFCFDLNALALGEEEAANLGVNTTRARKGIFFIASFLTGLSVSMAGVIMFVGLIVPHFMRLVTGPDHRILIIASYLGGAVFLLICDVIARTVIAPLELPVGVITGIIGGVVFIWAISKGKKDL from the coding sequence TTGAAAGCCAATGCCAGGCCATGGGGCCTGTTTTCCTTAGGCCTGTTTGTGCTTCTAATGTTCACCGCAGGCATCTCTTTATCCGTAGGCAGTGCCGATATCCGATTATTCGACATCCCGGGAATCATTACCGCAGGGCCGGGCAGTGCCGAATATGGCATTCTCATGGGTATCCGGCTGCCGCGAACCTTGCTTGGCATTGCCATGGGCGGGGCTTTGAGCCTTGCGGGCACCCTGCTCCAGGGCATGTTTAAAAACCCCCTGGTAGAGCCTTATACCCTGGGGATTTCCGGCGGCGCGTCCTTAGGGATCTGCATCAATATTTTGTTCAAGCTCTACGCGGTCATCGGTATCATTGCCTATCCCTTATCCGGATTTGCCGGTGCAAGCCTGGTTATTTTTCTGGTCTACGGGCTGAACAAAAGCACCCGGCATATCCGGTCCAACCGGATGCTGCTCACCGGGGTCATGATCTCCTATGTGGCCTCCTCCCTTGTCATGCTCCTCATGGCCCTGGCCGGGACCGACGATCTTCAGACCATTGTGCTGTGGATCATGGGCTCCTTGGACGAACCGGACATGGCACTGATCCGCATGGCCCTTATGGGGTCTCTTTCCGGTCTCTTTCTTTCATACTTTTTTTGCTTTGATCTCAATGCCCTTGCCCTGGGCGAAGAAGAAGCCGCAAATCTTGGGGTGAATACGACCCGGGCCAGGAAAGGCATTTTTTTTATTGCATCGTTTCTCACCGGTCTATCCGTATCCATGGCCGGGGTGATCATGTTTGTGGGGCTGATTGTTCCCCACTTCATGCGCCTGGTCACTGGGCCGGATCACAGGATTCTTATCATTGCCTCCTATCTGGGCGGCGCCGTTTTTCTGCTGATATGCGATGTGATCGCCCGGACCGTGATTGCGCCCCTGGAACTGCCCGTGGGGGTAATCACCGGCATCATTGGCGGCGTGGTATTCATCTGGGCCATTTCCAAGGGGAAAAAAGACCTATGA
- a CDS encoding ABC transporter ATP-binding protein: protein MTPSPLVKIENITLGFGRRQVLSNISFDVSPGRIISIIGPNGAGKTSLLRTVCGNLKPFKGKIVLNGNDIATQTRADIARHMAVVRQNQEPMPMKVQPYVLLGRLPFFKPFQFFETRKDLELARHFMTVTGILDLADSAMDQISGGERQLAALARALTQEPEFLVLDEPTAHLDITHQARILDLISGLRDRLGLTVLMVIHDLNLAAEYSDDLLLLNKEKGQIHAMGTPEKILTRENIQAVYHTPVRVEKNPESGRPWVFIDRTAAYCNSL, encoded by the coding sequence ATGACCCCATCGCCTTTGGTAAAAATTGAGAATATCACCCTGGGCTTTGGCCGGCGTCAGGTGTTGTCGAATATCAGTTTTGATGTGTCGCCAGGCCGGATTATTTCCATTATTGGTCCCAACGGCGCAGGAAAAACAAGTCTCCTGCGCACGGTTTGCGGCAATTTGAAACCGTTCAAAGGAAAAATTGTGCTCAATGGAAACGATATCGCCACCCAGACCCGGGCCGATATAGCCCGACATATGGCCGTAGTGCGGCAGAACCAGGAGCCTATGCCCATGAAGGTTCAACCCTATGTGCTGTTGGGCCGGCTGCCTTTTTTCAAACCGTTTCAGTTTTTTGAAACCCGCAAAGACCTGGAACTTGCCAGGCATTTTATGACGGTTACCGGCATCCTGGATCTTGCCGATTCAGCCATGGACCAAATTTCAGGCGGAGAGCGCCAATTGGCGGCCCTTGCAAGGGCGTTGACCCAAGAGCCGGAATTCTTGGTGCTGGATGAACCCACAGCCCACCTGGACATCACCCACCAGGCCAGAATCCTTGATCTTATTTCCGGATTACGGGATCGTTTAGGTCTCACCGTACTCATGGTGATTCATGATTTAAACCTGGCCGCTGAATATTCCGATGATTTGTTGCTGTTAAACAAAGAGAAAGGGCAGATTCATGCCATGGGCACCCCGGAAAAAATTTTGACCAGGGAAAACATCCAGGCCGTGTATCATACCCCTGTCCGGGTGGAAAAAAATCCCGAATCCGGTCGACCCTGGGTGTTTATCGACAGGACCGCAGCCTACTGCAATTCTCTATAA
- a CDS encoding TonB-dependent receptor — translation MKKRVMKLSILIFAFYLSPMNALADDISTKATTVLEEVVVSATRTPTRVSQLGSSVTIITSEEIEAKQQTHVIDVLRSVPGVDVVQAGSLGASVSIYIRGTTRGHTLVLIDGVEFRDVSNTDASAELANLTTDNIERIEVVRGPQSVLYGSDAIGGVINIITQKGNKKPTGYVLGEAGSYSTKRGVAGGSFGNDYVTTSITVSGTETDGFSSAREEAGNSEDDGYENTSAYFKINATPSEILDLNFNLRFAESKYDLDGSSYDLTKGGFVPTDSLDTQDTDETTSRLSGTFHFFEDRWQMTVGNSYTRIEREYDYETLSDYNYNGTIKKFDMQHTFSINDQNTLVVGMETEDEKYDDGAFEEKATNNAVYLQEQLTIGNFAAAFGVRYDEHDAFGGETTWRLAPTYTISATGTQIKSSVGTGFKAPTLYQLYGPDLDLGIWGYYVVGNEKLNPETSIGFDIGIEQPLLDKKLVIAISWFWNDIDDYIDYDLIDGYYNIDGIQTQGIESTLSWYPCNYFDFQLGYTYTDTEDRDGARLDRRPLHKGSVGMNFYPMDALKINLNAVYVGKRDDDGEELDAYTLINLAASYQVCKNVKVFGRIQNLLDEEYEEASGYGTADLSAYAGVKLSF, via the coding sequence ATGAAAAAGAGAGTAATGAAATTATCTATTTTGATTTTTGCCTTTTATCTATCGCCCATGAATGCCTTGGCGGATGATATATCGACAAAGGCAACAACTGTTTTAGAAGAGGTTGTGGTCAGTGCAACAAGAACACCGACACGCGTTTCACAGCTGGGAAGTTCGGTTACTATTATTACCTCGGAAGAGATTGAAGCGAAGCAACAGACCCATGTGATTGATGTGCTGCGCAGTGTGCCGGGGGTAGACGTGGTGCAAGCCGGTTCTTTAGGGGCGTCGGTCTCCATTTATATACGCGGCACGACAAGGGGGCATACCCTTGTGTTAATCGATGGTGTTGAATTCAGAGACGTTTCAAATACTGATGCCAGTGCAGAACTTGCCAATTTGACAACGGATAATATTGAACGCATTGAAGTTGTCAGAGGTCCTCAAAGTGTTCTTTACGGTTCTGATGCCATAGGCGGCGTTATTAATATTATCACCCAAAAAGGAAATAAAAAACCAACGGGGTATGTTTTAGGTGAAGCAGGTTCCTACAGCACCAAACGCGGCGTGGCAGGCGGCTCATTCGGAAATGATTATGTAACCACCTCTATTACTGTATCCGGTACGGAAACAGATGGATTTTCATCCGCAAGAGAAGAGGCAGGAAACAGCGAAGATGATGGATATGAAAATACAAGTGCATACTTCAAAATCAATGCAACGCCAAGCGAAATCCTGGATCTTAATTTTAATCTTCGTTTTGCAGAATCTAAATATGATTTGGACGGCTCTTCTTATGATTTAACAAAAGGAGGCTTTGTCCCCACAGATTCTTTAGACACCCAGGATACGGATGAAACAACAAGCCGTCTTAGCGGTACATTTCATTTTTTTGAGGATCGCTGGCAGATGACAGTGGGAAATTCTTATACCCGCATTGAGCGGGAATATGATTATGAAACCCTAAGTGATTATAATTATAACGGCACAATAAAAAAGTTCGATATGCAGCATACGTTTTCCATCAATGACCAGAATACCCTTGTTGTCGGTATGGAAACAGAAGATGAGAAGTATGATGATGGGGCTTTTGAAGAAAAGGCAACCAACAACGCGGTTTATTTGCAGGAACAGTTGACCATAGGAAATTTTGCCGCAGCATTCGGCGTTCGCTATGATGAACATGACGCATTTGGCGGAGAAACCACCTGGCGTTTAGCCCCAACCTATACCATCAGCGCAACCGGCACCCAGATTAAAAGCTCGGTCGGAACAGGGTTTAAAGCCCCTACCCTCTATCAGCTTTACGGACCCGATCTTGATTTAGGTATTTGGGGATACTATGTTGTGGGCAATGAAAAGCTCAATCCCGAAACAAGCATCGGGTTCGATATTGGCATTGAGCAACCACTTTTAGACAAAAAGCTGGTGATTGCAATCTCATGGTTCTGGAACGATATTGATGACTACATTGATTATGACCTAATCGATGGATATTATAATATCGATGGCATTCAAACCCAGGGAATCGAGTCAACACTTTCCTGGTACCCTTGTAATTATTTTGATTTTCAGCTTGGATATACGTATACCGATACGGAGGATAGAGATGGTGCCCGGCTTGACAGGCGGCCGTTGCATAAAGGTTCTGTTGGTATGAATTTTTATCCCATGGATGCTTTGAAGATAAATTTGAATGCGGTCTACGTCGGTAAAAGAGATGATGACGGAGAAGAATTAGATGCCTATACCCTAATCAATCTGGCAGCTTCCTATCAGGTCTGTAAAAACGTGAAGGTCTTTGGACGCATACAGAATCTTCTTGACGAAGAATATGAAGAAGCGTCCGGATATGGAACTGCAGATCTCTCGGCCTATGCCGGGGTGAAGTTAAGTTTTTAA
- a CDS encoding 2-oxoacid:acceptor oxidoreductase family protein — MQTEIKFAGFGGQGILLSAKLLAYAAMKQGYQVAWIPSYGPEMRGGTAYCTVVISDKLIGSPIIKSPAHLVAMNRPSLEKFDDTVKPGGIVFINSSLIPVRSQRKDVVELVVPVNDIAIEAGSVRAANIVALAAFVAKSKLVELDLLKKCIKEEFAAKPKIIPLNMDAFDRGVAAAQA, encoded by the coding sequence ATGCAGACAGAAATAAAATTTGCAGGATTCGGCGGCCAGGGCATTCTTCTCAGTGCCAAGCTGCTGGCCTATGCCGCAATGAAGCAGGGATACCAGGTTGCCTGGATTCCCTCTTACGGACCTGAAATGCGGGGCGGTACCGCATATTGCACCGTTGTGATCAGTGATAAGCTCATTGGATCACCCATCATCAAAAGCCCCGCTCACCTTGTGGCCATGAACCGGCCCTCCCTGGAGAAATTTGACGATACCGTCAAACCCGGCGGGATTGTATTTATCAACTCGTCATTGATTCCGGTTAGAAGTCAGCGCAAGGATGTGGTTGAGCTGGTGGTGCCGGTTAATGATATCGCCATTGAAGCAGGATCTGTCAGGGCTGCCAACATCGTTGCTTTGGCCGCATTTGTCGCCAAAAGCAAGTTGGTGGAACTGGATCTTTTGAAAAAATGCATCAAGGAAGAATTTGCCGCCAAACCCAAAATTATTCCCTTGAACATGGATGCATTTGACAGAGGCGTGGCTGCCGCCCAGGCATAG
- a CDS encoding thiamine pyrophosphate-dependent enzyme: protein MGKAFSTPEALTDNHTHYCPGCTHGIVHRLVAEAIDELGIREKTVGIAPVGCAVLIYNYFDCDFQEAAHGRAPAMATGIKRVRPDLTVFTYQGDGDLASIGMGEIIHAANRGEKITVIFINNAIYGMTGGQMAPTTMPGQRATTAPAGRDSSLTGMPIRMANLMSEIVTPGYVTRQAVLKPQMVNKCKKAIKKAFQYQMDNTCFSFVEVVSTCPTNWGMTPVDALKWAEENLLPYYELGDYKTPEDA, encoded by the coding sequence ATGGGAAAAGCTTTTTCTACGCCAGAGGCGTTAACAGACAATCACACCCACTATTGTCCCGGCTGCACCCACGGTATTGTCCACCGGCTGGTGGCCGAGGCCATAGACGAACTGGGCATTCGGGAAAAGACCGTCGGCATCGCCCCTGTGGGATGCGCTGTCCTGATCTACAACTATTTTGACTGTGACTTCCAGGAAGCTGCCCACGGCAGGGCCCCTGCCATGGCAACCGGTATCAAGCGAGTGCGCCCGGATCTGACGGTATTCACCTACCAGGGAGACGGGGACCTTGCCAGTATCGGCATGGGTGAAATCATTCATGCTGCCAACCGGGGAGAAAAAATTACAGTTATCTTTATCAACAATGCCATTTACGGTATGACCGGCGGGCAGATGGCCCCCACCACAATGCCCGGCCAGCGGGCCACCACGGCCCCGGCCGGCCGTGATTCAAGCCTGACGGGCATGCCCATCCGTATGGCCAATCTGATGAGTGAAATTGTGACCCCGGGTTATGTGACCCGGCAGGCCGTGCTCAAGCCCCAGATGGTCAATAAATGTAAAAAGGCGATTAAAAAGGCATTCCAGTACCAGATGGACAACACCTGTTTCAGCTTTGTGGAGGTGGTCTCCACCTGTCCTACCAACTGGGGCATGACACCCGTGGATGCTTTGAAATGGGCCGAAGAAAACTTGCTGCCTTATTATGAACTGGGCGATTACAAAACCCCTGAAGACGCCTAA
- the vorB gene encoding 3-methyl-2-oxobutanoate dehydrogenase subunit VorB translates to MAKVLMKGNEAIGEAAIRAGCLNYFAYPITPQSEVAEYLSKRLPEVGGVFLQGESEVAVGYMIFGASGAGVRVMTTSSSPGISLMSEAISYIAGAECPAVFVNIMRGGPGLGGILPSQGDYFQATKGGGHGDYHLMVLAPDGVQEAVEMTMQAFPLAEKYRNPVMIMGDGMIGQMMEPVEFPDELKTEPSNKDDWATNGMSTRKSKKPNLVKSLFLDPVELNQHNMNLKAKYEQMKKEDVQYELYNTDGEYQILLASYGTMSRVCRTAIDMLKEEGIEAAMFRPKTLFPFPEKQVHDAAAKDSCKCVISIEMSMGQMVEDVQRSVMGKKPVEFYGECGGEVPSPERIIEIVKELIG, encoded by the coding sequence ATGGCTAAAGTCTTAATGAAAGGCAATGAAGCAATCGGCGAAGCCGCCATCAGGGCGGGCTGTCTGAACTATTTTGCATACCCGATCACACCCCAGTCGGAAGTCGCCGAATATTTGAGTAAACGCCTGCCCGAAGTGGGCGGTGTGTTTCTCCAGGGCGAAAGTGAAGTGGCCGTAGGGTATATGATTTTTGGTGCCTCAGGTGCCGGAGTGCGTGTCATGACCACCTCATCTTCTCCGGGCATCAGTTTGATGAGTGAAGCAATTTCCTATATTGCCGGGGCCGAATGCCCGGCTGTATTTGTCAATATCATGCGAGGCGGCCCGGGGCTGGGCGGGATTCTGCCGTCCCAGGGTGATTATTTCCAGGCAACCAAGGGCGGAGGCCACGGTGACTACCACTTGATGGTCCTGGCACCGGATGGTGTTCAAGAAGCTGTGGAGATGACCATGCAGGCGTTCCCCCTGGCTGAAAAATATAGAAATCCGGTCATGATTATGGGCGACGGTATGATCGGTCAGATGATGGAACCGGTGGAGTTCCCCGATGAGCTGAAAACCGAGCCCAGCAATAAAGATGACTGGGCTACCAACGGTATGTCCACCCGCAAGAGCAAAAAGCCGAATCTGGTGAAATCCCTGTTCCTGGACCCGGTTGAATTGAACCAGCACAACATGAATCTCAAAGCCAAATACGAACAGATGAAAAAAGAAGATGTTCAGTATGAGCTTTATAATACGGACGGAGAGTATCAAATCCTGCTGGCAAGTTACGGCACCATGAGCCGTGTATGCCGCACAGCCATTGACATGCTTAAAGAAGAGGGCATAGAAGCGGCCATGTTCCGGCCCAAGACGTTATTTCCTTTTCCTGAAAAACAGGTGCATGATGCCGCTGCCAAAGATAGCTGCAAATGCGTTATCAGTATTGAAATGAGCATGGGGCAGATGGTGGAAGATGTCCAGCGTTCTGTTATGGGCAAAAAACCGGTGGAGTTTTACGGGGAGTGCGGTGGAGAAGTCCCGTCACCTGAGAGAATCATCGAAATCGTAAAAGAACTGATCGGGTAA
- a CDS encoding 4Fe-4S dicluster domain-containing protein has translation MAYKHIIDVERCKGCGLCVHFCPKDVLEISDKVNAKGHFPVFQARPEDCIYCAICCTMCPDVAINIVEEQNA, from the coding sequence ATGGCCTATAAACACATTATTGATGTCGAAAGGTGCAAAGGATGCGGTCTCTGTGTGCATTTCTGTCCCAAAGACGTGCTTGAGATCTCCGATAAGGTTAATGCGAAAGGGCATTTCCCGGTCTTTCAGGCCAGACCAGAGGACTGCATTTATTGCGCCATCTGCTGCACCATGTGTCCGGATGTGGCGATTAACATAGTCGAAGAGCAGAATGCATAA
- a CDS encoding cobalamin biosynthesis protein CbiA, with protein MLPEISGIIIIAGNYGSGKSETAVNLAVVSRRAGKSVKITDLDLVNPYFRSRDAKMPLENLGVEVVLPDKKYMHADLPILTPAVAGMIKNPAQLTILDAGGDDAGVKVLAALADVLEKGDVKLLQVINSLRPETCDVQGCLRIKAKIEAAAKLPVTGLISNANLLDETTPQIIYDGYNLVRRVSDATGLNIEFITASTRLLPQLAMEGISCPILPIERLLAPPWTRT; from the coding sequence ATGTTACCCGAGATCAGCGGCATCATTATAATAGCCGGAAATTACGGCAGCGGCAAAAGTGAGACGGCTGTTAATCTGGCAGTTGTATCCCGGCGGGCGGGCAAAAGTGTCAAGATAACGGATCTGGATCTGGTCAACCCTTATTTCAGGAGCCGGGACGCCAAAATGCCATTGGAGAACCTGGGGGTGGAAGTGGTGCTGCCGGATAAGAAATACATGCATGCGGATCTACCCATCTTGACCCCTGCTGTTGCCGGTATGATTAAAAACCCTGCCCAGTTAACCATTTTGGATGCAGGTGGTGATGATGCAGGGGTAAAGGTTCTTGCGGCCCTGGCTGACGTGCTTGAAAAAGGTGATGTCAAACTGCTGCAGGTGATCAACTCATTGCGCCCCGAGACCTGCGATGTTCAAGGCTGCCTTAGAATAAAGGCCAAAATTGAAGCTGCCGCAAAATTGCCTGTCACAGGGCTGATTTCCAATGCCAATCTTCTTGACGAAACTACCCCTCAAATAATTTACGACGGCTACAATCTGGTGCGTCGGGTATCCGACGCCACCGGTCTTAATATTGAATTTATAACAGCGTCCACCAGGCTTTTGCCCCAACTGGCCATGGAAGGGATCTCTTGCCCGATTCTGCCCATTGAACGGTTGCTGGCTCCCCCCTGGACACGCACTTAA
- a CDS encoding radical SAM protein, with amino-acid sequence MAYINKQMLTAVVADEHGNIFELDGYAAAGMSGNEFFILTKAGTCPMPHGSELMMLPDRAPIVFNLVTDRFEILETNPFQPDQRIYPVGVFNSPGYVNLHFCAYDDAGLDTPLPLFSYGAVGFGKNDFRSAALQVDDEPRQDLRLMSIAGVQRGVEKYRKKYPDNRLMRHLEKCALEYGCPAGKNFFLGRYEAPLPTSVVCNARCLGCISLQTENNLCACQDRIAFIPDPEEIAGVALEHILKVEKAVVSFGQGCEGEPLTSADAIEQAIVLIREKTSQGTINLNSNASLPDRVERLCNAGLDSMRVSMNSVRKDCYTAYFRPKSYCFEDVVDSIKRARAKGRFVAINYLNCPGFTDCKQEKQALFDFIHDTDINMIQWRNLNFDPRHYIRIMENAAPGGAPSGMTNLIKDLSRTFPRLIHGYFNPPR; translated from the coding sequence ATGGCATATATTAATAAACAGATGCTCACGGCTGTAGTGGCTGATGAACACGGTAATATTTTTGAACTGGACGGGTATGCCGCTGCAGGCATGTCTGGAAATGAATTTTTTATTTTGACAAAAGCCGGTACCTGCCCCATGCCCCACGGCAGTGAACTGATGATGCTGCCCGACAGAGCCCCCATTGTATTCAATCTGGTCACGGACCGGTTTGAAATCCTTGAAACCAACCCCTTTCAGCCTGACCAGCGGATTTATCCGGTGGGGGTATTCAACTCTCCGGGATATGTGAACCTGCATTTTTGTGCCTATGATGATGCCGGATTGGATACCCCTCTGCCCCTTTTTTCTTATGGTGCTGTGGGGTTTGGAAAAAATGATTTTAGGTCGGCCGCCCTTCAGGTGGATGACGAACCCCGACAGGATCTACGCTTGATGTCCATTGCCGGCGTTCAACGCGGCGTTGAAAAATACAGAAAAAAATATCCGGACAATCGTCTGATGCGCCACCTGGAAAAATGTGCGTTGGAATATGGGTGTCCGGCCGGGAAAAATTTTTTCCTGGGCCGGTATGAAGCCCCGCTGCCAACCTCCGTGGTCTGCAACGCCAGGTGTCTTGGGTGCATATCCCTTCAAACGGAAAATAATCTTTGCGCCTGCCAGGACAGAATCGCCTTTATCCCTGATCCTGAAGAGATTGCGGGCGTTGCTCTGGAACATATCCTGAAAGTTGAAAAGGCTGTGGTCAGTTTCGGCCAGGGGTGCGAGGGCGAACCGTTAACCTCGGCAGATGCCATTGAACAGGCTATTGTCTTGATCCGGGAGAAGACCAGTCAAGGCACCATCAACCTGAACTCCAATGCCAGCTTGCCCGACCGGGTGGAGCGTTTGTGTAACGCGGGGTTGGACAGCATGCGCGTGAGTATGAACTCGGTACGTAAGGATTGTTATACCGCCTATTTTCGTCCCAAGTCTTATTGTTTTGAAGATGTGGTGGACAGCATAAAAAGGGCCAGGGCAAAAGGGCGTTTTGTGGCAATCAATTATCTGAACTGCCCGGGATTTACCGATTGCAAACAGGAAAAGCAGGCGCTTTTTGATTTTATTCACGACACGGATATCAACATGATCCAATGGCGCAACCTGAATTTTGACCCCCGGCACTACATCCGCATCATGGAAAATGCCGCCCCGGGCGGGGCTCCTTCGGGCATGACAAACCTGATAAAAGATCTCAGCCGAACCTTTCCCCGTCTCATCCACGGCTATTTCAATCCACCCCGATAA
- a CDS encoding HypC/HybG/HupF family hydrogenase formation chaperone, which translates to MCLAVPSKIIEINNALAKVEVDGVVREASLMLLEDAGIGDYVIIHAGFAISKVDEEAALQTIADMRKILELGGDPA; encoded by the coding sequence ATGTGTTTAGCAGTACCTTCAAAAATTATAGAAATTAACAATGCTCTGGCCAAGGTAGAAGTGGACGGGGTGGTCCGGGAGGCCAGCCTGATGCTGCTTGAAGATGCCGGCATTGGGGATTATGTTATTATTCATGCCGGGTTTGCCATTTCAAAGGTAGATGAAGAGGCGGCTTTGCAAACCATTGCAGATATGCGCAAGATACTTGAACTGGGTGGCGACCCGGCCTGA